The Actinomycetota bacterium DNA segment CACGGACCTCGCCGGACACACTGAGCGCGGCGCGGCTCCCGGCCGCGCCCGGCTCGACCACCGAGGTCTCGGCGACCGAGCTGCCTCCGGCCATACGGTCGGTGGTCGTGGTCCAGCCACAGCCGAACCTCGCCGACAGGGTCCCGTCATCGAAGTCGCTCAGCAGCCCCTCCTCGGCCCCCACCGGGGGTTGCGAACTGGGCCCGTCCACGGCTGACTCCAGGGCTGCGGCGTAGCTCTCGCGGTCGAAGCGCACCCCCGCCTTCCAGACCTGACGGATGTCCCGGGTGGCCAGGATGTCCTGCGTCGGGTCCCCCGACACCAGGACCAGGTCGGCGGCCTTGCCGGCCGCGATCACGCCCCGGTCGAGCAACCGGAAGCACCGCGCCGCGGCCCCGGTCGCCCCCGACAGCGCCGCCTCGGGGGCCATCCCCGCCTCCACGAGCAGCTCGAGCTCGCGGTGCACGCTCGCTCCGTGGAGGGTGCCGGGATTGGGGGCGTCGGACCCCACAAGCACCGGCACGCCGGCCGAAGCAAGGCGCGTCACCGCCTCGCTCGCGTGACCGAGGCGTGTTCCAGGCGGAAGCTGCACCGGGCCGAAGGTGCTGCACAGCTGGATCCGATCGGCACCGGTCAGGTAGGGACGCACGTTGGGATCCTCGGCAAGGCTCCTGCCACTGGCCGTCCCGCACGCCGTCTCCAGCACCGTGAGAGTCGGCACCACGAACGCGGCGCCCGTCAGAGCCGCGTCCAACGTGGCTTCGTCAAGCGGCATGTCCACGAACAGGTGCGCGAGCCCAGACGCCCGGTCCTCCAGCGACTCCCGCGCGTGCTCCAGCGTCATCACGTGGACCAGAGACAGCTTGTCGCGGCGCCGGGCCGCGTCGATGACGGCAGCGGCCGTCCGCCGGTCCAGCGAAGGGATGGGACGACCGAACAGGTTTCCGCTCTCGCGAATGATCTTGATGTAGTCCGAGCCCTCGGCCAGCCTTGCCTGCACGAACGCGTCCGCCTCGCCGAATTCGGTCAGCGCGGGGACCGGGATGCCGTACTGGGTCCCGTGGCCTCCGGGAGCCGTGGCGCAAAGACCCGCCGACAGCAGGTCCGCTCGGTCCGGGGGCCGGGCCCCTGCCTGCTCGGCGCGCATCGAGGCGGCGAAGTCCGGATCCGTGAACATGTCCAGCTCCGTGGTGACGCCGAACACCAGGGCCTGCTTCAGGTGGTCCGGCCCCCATGTGTGGGTGTGGCAGTCGATGAGCCCCGGCAGCAGGGTGCAACCCGAAGCGTCCACGACCTCGGCCCCCGCCGGCTGCTCGACGGTGGCTGCCACTTCGGCGATGGTGTCCCCGACCACCAGCACCTCGGCGCCGGGGATCAGCCGGAAGCCGTCGAAGACACGGGCCCCGCGGAACACCACTGCGGCCGGCGTGGCCATCACTGCCGCTCGGAAGTTCGGCCGGCGGGCCGGCTAGGAGATCCGGCAGGCATAGCCCCACTGGGGGCTGGGTGCCCGGATGGGCGAGGCCAGGTTGTAGTGGGGGGCGAGCGACTCGCTGCTGGCGGACGATCCGGTGAACTTCAGGACATCCAGGCCGCGCTCGTAGTCGAAGACGTAGACGTACTCACGGTGAAAAAGCGTCTGCCAGGCCTCCGTTGCCGGCGGCAGCCAGTAGCCGACCTGGCGGATGTCGCGCGGGTTGGACACGTCCAGGAATCGCACCCCCTGCTCGTACCAGGCGACGGCGGCAATGCCGTCCCGGTAGTCCAGGTAGTGCGATGAGCAGGAGATCACCGGCTGGGGGTTGCGATCGGGGGCCAGCGTGGGCGGGAGGGTGCCGCCCGACAGGTTGAAGTCGTCGAGCCGTTCGACCACCGGGCTCCCGTTGACCGTGTGGTACCAGCCGGTCTGAAAGCGGCCGTCGTTCGCGCACAGGCCGTTTGAGACCGCGAGCCAGTTCTCCTCCGTCACCAGGAGCAGCTCGCCGCGATCGACGGTGCTGTCGGCCATCTTGTCGGTGCGGGCGGAGAGGGCGTTCGGGCGCAGGGAGTTGTGCAGGATGAAGTTGTTCTTGAACGACCCAGACTGATTGTTTGGCTTCGCTGCCACCAATACCGGTTTCTCCGGATTGGCGGTTGTGAATCCGAACAACCCTCTTGATGTGGACGCCCACGCCACCCCCGACTCGTCCACTTGGACGTCGTGGGTGCGTCCGGGGACCGGGAACTTCGTCGAGGCCCTCGGCTGGCTCGGGTCTCGCAGGTCGATGACCTCGATCCAGTCGCTATAACCCCCGATCCAAGCGTACGAGCAGTCGTTGATGCACGACGCCGTGTGCGCGTCACCGAGGCTCAGGGGGGGAGCCGTCAGGATGGGAAGGCTCGGATTCGAAACGTCCACCACGTACAGCAGGCTCGGATAGCTCAGGGCGTGGTCAGCCGCGATCAGCAGGATGCGGCCGTTGGTGTCGACGTCCTCGTTTTCGAAGTGCGGCAGCTGCAGGGCCCCCTTGGGGACCGGAACACCCCGCGAGACATCGTAGATCCGCAGACCCTGGGAGCCGGTGACGTAAAGGGTGTCACCGATGATCCGGCCCCCGATCATGCCCGGGTCGGGAATCGTCGCGACCAGCTCCACGTTGTCCGACGACAGCACGCCCGCCGGAAGGGCCCGGACGGGCGCAGCCGACAGCGACGAAGCGACCGCGACGCAGGCGGCGGCGGTGCGCAGCCACTTCGACGAAAGTCTCATCGCCACTTCATTCTGCGCCCGCCGCCCGAGTCCTGCGGCGATTAGATCGAGGAGATCTCGAAGACCCCCCCGAGGACCTCGTTGGCCTCTTTGATCTTGTCGGCGTTCCCGACGCTGCCCAGCGCCGACGTCCCCTGCTTGAGGTAGGTCTGGGCCACCCTCTTCAGGTCGTCTTCCGTCACCTCAAGGAGCCTGCGCTTGAACTCGGCCCGCACCTCGGACGTGTATCCGGCCAGGTCGTCGAAGTAACGGCGGCGGCCCTTGATGTCCGGGGAGCTCAGGGGGTCGACCTGGCTGCACGACTGCAGGATCGCCTCCTTGAACTCGTCCGGATCGGGCTGGGTGCCGAGAACCTCGTCCACCGCGGAGTCAAAGGTCTGGAAGGTCCGGACGACGTGAGGGTCGCGGTAGGACCCGAAGGTGAACGAACCGGCCTCCCGGTTGGCGTTGGACATCGACCCGTACGCGCCGCCCTTTTCCCGGATCTCCCGGTGGAGGTAGGTGGCCTTGAGGAAGTTGCCCAGCACCATCAGGGGCGCGGCGTCTGGATGCGTGAAGCCCACCGTACGGACGACCTTCGCGTTGTACGTCACGGGCACCGACGTCGTCTTCGCCTCGAAACGTCCGGACGGCGTGAACTCCGCCAAGGTAGCGGTCGCCGGGGCTCCGGACGGCAGCGTGGAAAGCGCCTGCTGCAGCAGCGCGCGCACCTCGTCCACGTGCCGGTCGTCGGTCGTGACGCAGATGTGCAGGCCCCCAGCCTGGAACAGCTGCGACGCGATGGACGTCATGTCGGCGATGACCTCGGCGAGGTCATCCGGACCGAGCTGGGCAAGCTCTTTGAGCAGGGCGAGCTGTGACAGGCCGCTGAGCCTTTCCTGCAGGAGCCCGGCTGCGTCGAGCTTGGAGCCGGCCAGCAGCTGCGCGTACATGTGGCCCGCCTGGACGACGAACGCCTCGGACTGGGCCTTGTACTCCGCGATGATGTCCTTGAGGCGCTTGGGCTCAAACGAAAGCTGCGTCAGCACGTCCCGGAGGACCTCCACGAACGGCTCGTGGTTGCGGGCCAGCGCCTTACCGCCGACGCTGAACTGCTGCAGGACCTCGCCGTTGGCGGCGTGCCGCAGCTGGACTCCGGCCGAGATGCCGCCGGTGTACCGGTCGATGCGCAGGGCTTGGGACAGGTAGTCGTGGCCCCCTGCGCCGACGCGCGACAGCGCCCGTGCGAAAAGCGGAAGGCGGTCCTTGAGGCGGTCATCCAGGCCCGAGAAGTCCGCCAGGATCGTGATGTAGGTGAGGCCGTTGGTCGGCTGCGGCGCGAAGGCCACCTCCGCGCCGTGGATGCGCTCGATCGAAAGCTCCACGTCCTCGTCGCGCATGGGGACGTCCCCCAGCTCCAGGGTGGGAAGCACCGAGATGTCCTGCCTCGCCTCCTGCTCGGCCTTGAGCGCCATCGTCTCGTCGAGGATCGCGCGCTTGTCGTCCTCCGTGAGCTTGGCCTCGATGGCTGCGACGCGCTCGCGCTCCGCGGCAACCTGCCGGTCCTCCATGTCCTGGTCGGGAGTCACGACCATGCGGGCCCGGTGGGGGTTGTCGAGCAGGTACTTGCGGATCAGGTTCTCGAAAAACGGACCCGCCTTCAGCTCGTCGTGCAGTCGCGCGAAGTCCTGCTCGAGCTGCAGCGCCCGGTAAGGGTCGCCGCCGTAGACGTAGGCCGAGCTCAGGTAGAAAAAGACCCTCAGCGCGTACGGAAAGCCGGCATTGGAGACCTCGCGTGTCGACAGCTCCCCCTGGTGGACGGCCGCGTCCACCATCTCGCGGTCGACGCCCTTCTCCGCCAGGTCCCTGAGGGTCGACAGCATGAGCTCCTCGATGCGCTGCGCGTCTGCAGCGTCGGCTCCCTTGAGCCCGGCGGCGAACACCGCTTCCTTGAAGCTGTCGTGAAAGCCCGACCCGCTTGCGAGCGCCTCGCCGAGGCCCGACTCGATCAGCGCCTTGCGCAGCGGAGAGGCCGCGTTTTTGAGGAGAACCTCGCCGAGGATGTTCAAAGCCAGGATCTCGAAAGAGTTCGAGACCTTCGCGGTCAGCCAGGTGACCAGCACCTCGGCCTTTTTGGACGGGTCCTCGTCACGGCTGAGCGGGTAGACGTCCCGGTACTCGCGCGGAGCGTCGAACCGGGGCTGGTCGGGGATGGCCACGTCGACCTCTGTGCGGTCGAACTTGGACAGCGCCAGCTGCTCGATGCGCTCCAGAACCTGCTCCAGGGGCATGTCCCCGTAGGTGTAGAACCAGGCGTTGGACGGGTGGTAGTGGCGGGCGTGAAAGGCCTTCAGGTTCTCCCAGGTCAGATCCGGAATGGCCTCCGGGTCGCCTCCGGAGTTGTTGGCGTAGGTGGAGCCGGGCATGAGCGCCTTGCCGATCGACCGGTAGACGACT contains these protein-coding regions:
- a CDS encoding amidohydrolase family protein; the encoded protein is MATPAAVVFRGARVFDGFRLIPGAEVLVVGDTIAEVAATVEQPAGAEVVDASGCTLLPGLIDCHTHTWGPDHLKQALVFGVTTELDMFTDPDFAASMRAEQAGARPPDRADLLSAGLCATAPGGHGTQYGIPVPALTEFGEADAFVQARLAEGSDYIKIIRESGNLFGRPIPSLDRRTAAAVIDAARRRDKLSLVHVMTLEHARESLEDRASGLAHLFVDMPLDEATLDAALTGAAFVVPTLTVLETACGTASGRSLAEDPNVRPYLTGADRIQLCSTFGPVQLPPGTRLGHASEAVTRLASAGVPVLVGSDAPNPGTLHGASVHRELELLVEAGMAPEAALSGATGAAARCFRLLDRGVIAAGKAADLVLVSGDPTQDILATRDIRQVWKAGVRFDRESYAAALESAVDGPSSQPPVGAEEGLLSDFDDGTLSARFGCGWTTTTDRMAGGSSVAETSVVEPGAAGSRAALSVSGEVREGFAFPWAGAMAWLGKAPMASADLSPKREVSFWCRGEPRELTVAVMVQGIPRPIPVPFECRSEWTRHSFALSDFAGADGSELIALLFWASAYGPFEFELDEVRFD
- a CDS encoding insulinase family protein, producing MSRFDVGTTIGGYRVDRVEWLEHLKGTYYELTHQPTGARHIHIEAPDDGKAFVVLFPTVPKDSTGVAHILEHVVLAGSERFDVRDPFFSMTRRSLSDFMNAMTGADATMYPFSTRNEKDFYNLLDVYLDATFFPRIEEKSFKQEGHRLEFEQTDDPSSGLRIKGVVFNEMKGAMASSAAVVYRSIGKALMPGSTYANNSGGDPEAIPDLTWENLKAFHARHYHPSNAWFYTYGDMPLEQVLERIEQLALSKFDRTEVDVAIPDQPRFDAPREYRDVYPLSRDEDPSKKAEVLVTWLTAKVSNSFEILALNILGEVLLKNAASPLRKALIESGLGEALASGSGFHDSFKEAVFAAGLKGADAADAQRIEELMLSTLRDLAEKGVDREMVDAAVHQGELSTREVSNAGFPYALRVFFYLSSAYVYGGDPYRALQLEQDFARLHDELKAGPFFENLIRKYLLDNPHRARMVVTPDQDMEDRQVAAERERVAAIEAKLTEDDKRAILDETMALKAEQEARQDISVLPTLELGDVPMRDEDVELSIERIHGAEVAFAPQPTNGLTYITILADFSGLDDRLKDRLPLFARALSRVGAGGHDYLSQALRIDRYTGGISAGVQLRHAANGEVLQQFSVGGKALARNHEPFVEVLRDVLTQLSFEPKRLKDIIAEYKAQSEAFVVQAGHMYAQLLAGSKLDAAGLLQERLSGLSQLALLKELAQLGPDDLAEVIADMTSIASQLFQAGGLHICVTTDDRHVDEVRALLQQALSTLPSGAPATATLAEFTPSGRFEAKTTSVPVTYNAKVVRTVGFTHPDAAPLMVLGNFLKATYLHREIREKGGAYGSMSNANREAGSFTFGSYRDPHVVRTFQTFDSAVDEVLGTQPDPDEFKEAILQSCSQVDPLSSPDIKGRRRYFDDLAGYTSEVRAEFKRRLLEVTEDDLKRVAQTYLKQGTSALGSVGNADKIKEANEVLGGVFEISSI